The DNA window ACCCTTTTCCCCTTTTGTCGAGTATGCTTCCCGGATGATCGGCGCTTCAGCACCGTCGACGAGATGGACCGGGAGAACACAATGCGCATCGGGTACGCAGCAGGAGCATTCGACCTCTTCCACGTGGGCCATCTGAATCTGCTCCGCCGAGCCGCGCAGAGCTGCGATCTGCTCATCGCCGGGGTGGTGAGCGACGAGATGCTGCGGGAGGTCAAGGGGATCGAGCCCGTCATCCCCACCGTCGAGCGCGCGGAGATCGTCCGCAGCATGCGCTTCGTGGATCACGTCCACGTCGAGACCACGCCCTCGAAGATGGACGCCTGGCGCGAGGTCGGTTTCACGCACTTCTTCAAGGGCGACGACTGGCGGGGCACCCCGAAGGGCCTTCGGCTCGAGGAGCAGTTCGCCGAGGTGGGGGTCGAGGTGGAGTACCTCCCCTACACCATGCACACCTCCAGCACGGCGCTGCGTCGCGCGCTCGCCGCGCTCACCCGCGTCGAGGCACACCCTGCCGTCGACACCGCGAACGCGCTCTGATCACGTCCCCGAGATCCTGCGACGAGAGGAACGTGATCCCGTGACCGAAGTGCACACGCTCGAGACGGCCCCGGCGACGCCGCGCGGCACGAGCCGACGCCCGTCGCGGCTCCTGCTCGTCGCCTCGACCGGTGGGCATCTCTCCCAGCTGGTCGCCATGCGCCGCTGGTGGGAGACCTTCGACCGGACCTGGGTCACCTTCGACAACCAGCACTCCGCAAGTGCGCTCGTCGGCGAGGACGTGATCCACGCCCACTCCCCCACGACCCGCAACGTCCCCAACGCCGTGCGCAACACGCTGCTCGCCCGCCGGGTGCTCAGCGAGCTCAGGCCCGATCTCGTGGTCTCCACGGGAGCAGGCGTGGCAGCCCCCTTCCTCGCCGTCGCCCATCGTCGCGGGATCCGGACGATGTACATCGAGGTCATCGATCGGATCACCTCACGGACTCTGACCGGACGGATGGCGTACCCCTTCGTGGACCAGTTCGCGGTCCAATGGCCCGAGCAGAAGCACCTCTATCCCGGCGCCGCCGTGATCGGACCGACGCTATGACGACACGGATCTTCGTCAGCGTCGGCACCGACCACCACCCGTTCACACGTCTTCTCGACTGGATCGACGAGTGGATGGACGATCGGTCTCCGGCGGGCTCGGGCATCCACCTCGTGGTGCAGCACGGTGCGGCCCGCCCGTCGCGCCACGGCACCAACCACGAGCTGCTCGGCGCTGACGATCTGCATGCGCAGTACGAGGCTGCCGACCTGGTGATCTCCCAGGTCGGTCCGGGGACCATCGCCGACGCGAACCGCGCGGGGCTGCTCCCGATCGTGGTCCCGCGCGATCCGTCGCTCGGCGAGGTCGTCGACGACCACCAGGTGGCCTTCGGCGAGTTCATGGCCGACCGCGGCCGCTGCCGCTGCGTGCGCACCCGCGCGCAGTTCCGCACCGAGCTGGAGCAGCGACTGCTGACTCCGTCCCCCGTGATCGAGGCCCGCAGCACCGATGAGCTCCCCGAGCGGACGGCGGACGCGCTGTCCGAACTCGCCCGCACCGTCCTGGACTCCCCACGACGCCGAGTGACGGCACGGCGGCTGGTCACCGCGGTGCTGCGAGTCACCTGATCAGGCGGCACCCCCGACATGACCACCATCGACCCCTGGAGCCGAGCACCGTCGTCGCATCGCGGCACACGCATCGCAGCGTCCGCTCCCAGCACGGAGAGACCCATGAACCCTCAGACCCTGACCGCGCCCACGACCCGACGACTTCCCCTCGCGGAGTCGCTCCGGCTCCTCGACGCGGCGCAGAAGCCCGGGACCGGCGTCCCGGCGTACACGCGTTGGGTGAACCGACGTATCGCCCGCTACCTGTGCGCGCTCGCCGAACGCGTGGGCGCCACGCCCTCCGCGGTCTCCGTGGCGAGCATCCTGGTCACCTTCTCCGGTCTGGCGGCCTTCCTGCTGCTCCGATCGACGCCGGTGATCGCCGGGATCTCCGCCGCCATCCTGCTCGCGCTGGGATATGCGCTGGACTCCGCCGACGGACAGCTCGCCCGGCTGCAGGGGACGTCCAGCCTGCAGGGCGAGTGGCTGGACCACACGCTGGATGCCCTGCGCCTTCCGGCGGTGCATCTGACCATCGCCGCCGGCTTCCTCCTGCACGACCTCCCCGTGCTGGCCGTGGCCGCCGCGGCCTTCTCGGTGATCGCCTCGGCCGGCTTCCTCAGCCAGAACCTCGGCGGGCTGCTGCGGGACCGCTCGCGGTCCCAGCGCACGGTGACCCGCCGTCACCAGTCATGGCTCCTGCTGCCCGCCGACCCCGGGGTCCTGTGCTGGGCCTTCGCGCTCTGGCCCCTGCTCCCGCTCTTCGGCGCGGCCTACCTCGCGCTGCTCCTCACCAATCTTCTGCACATCACCCTCTCCACCCGGCGTCGCTGGGCGGAGCTCGGCGAAGGAGCACGCCCATGAGCACCGTCCCCGCCTCCCCCTCCGTGACCACGGTGATCGCGACGCATGGCCGCGGCGAGCTCCTGCGCCGAGCGATCCGCTCGATCGCCGCGCAGGAGTACGACGGACCACTGGAGATCCTCGTGGTCTTCGACCAGAGCGAGATCGATCCTCTCGAGGACCTCCGCGCCGAGCTCCCCGCAGGTCCTACCATCGCCCTGCACGAGAACACCCGCGCGGCCGGGCTCGCCGGAGCGCGGAACACCGGCATCGCCGCGGCCGAGGGTGCACTCGTCGCGTTCTGCGACGACGACGACGAGTGGGCGCCCGGGAAGCTCGCGGCGCAGGTGGCCCTCTGGGACGAGCGCCCCGAGGCCGCGGTGATCGCCGCGGGGATCACGATCGTCACCGTGGACGGATCGATCGATCGCCGCCCGCCGATGCTCACCACTCGGACCGATCTGCTGCGCTCCCGCGTGGGCGAGCTGCATCCGTCCTCATTCCTCTTCCGGCGCGCGGACCTGCTCTCGCTGCCCGGCGGGGTCGATGAGGAGATCCCCTTCGGGTACGGCGAGGACTACGACTTCCTGCTGCGCATCACCGAGCTCGGCCCGGTCGCGAGCGTCCCTGAGGAACTGGTCATCGTGCACTGGGACCGCACGTCCTACTTCGCCGGTCGGTGGGAGCGCATGGCGCAGGGGCTCAGCTACCTCGTCACCAAGCACCCCGGCCTCCTGCAGGACAGCCGCAACGCCGCCCGCATGTGCGGTCAGGTCGCGTTCGCGCTCGCCGCCGCCGGCGAGTACGCCGAGGCCCGCAGCTGGACCCGTCGGACGCTCCGGCATCGTCCGCTGGAGCCCCGTGCCTGGCTCGCGATGCTGACCATGACCCGTCTGGTCACACCTCAGCAGACCATCGCGGCGCTGAACCGTCGGGGGCGAGGGATATGACGACCCGTCGCCGCCGGCTCCTCGTCCTGCTGGCCCTGCTCACGGCCGCGGTGGTGATCGCCGGCCTCGTGCTCACCGACGGACGCCAGGAGACAGGGACCGACGCCGAGGCCGGCGACACCTCCGCCTTCGACCCCTCGGTCCCCACCAGCACGCAGACGCCTCCGCCCGCGGACTCGGCATCGCCGACCGAGGAGCCGTCGGACGCACCGAGCGATCCCGCCGACCCCACCGACGGCCCCACCACCGCGGACGGCGATCCCGGGGTCCCGGATCTCACCCCAGAGCAGGACGCGGAGATCACCGCCGGGACGTCCGACGTGCTCGACAAGGTGCTGGAGGAGACGGCGCCGATCGATCCCGCGGCCCCGGCGGATGTGGTCGGGGAGCTCTCGGGCCTCGCCGCGCAGGGATACCTCAGCGAGATCGAGGCCGAGCGCCTCGAGTTCGAGGCGGAGGGATGGACCCGCAGCGGCTCCTACTCGTACACCGATGCCGAGGTCATCGATCACTCGTCGACGGGCACCGGGGAGGTCGCCACGGTGCGCGTCTGCGTCGACTCCTCGGCGCTCGTCGTCCGCCGAGCCGACGGCGGTGAGATCGAGGCGCCCGCGGCGAGCACGCGCTCCTGGAACCTCTTCGTCTTCGAGCGATCCGACTCCGCCGGCTGGCGGCTCGTCGGCCGCTCGTTCCCCGACAACCCCGCTTGCTGACCAGCAGAGGAATCACGCCGATGTCCGCTCTCACCGCCCTTCTGGAAGCAGTCCCCGTCCGCCGAGCCCTGCGGGCGCTGTTCGGACTCCTGGCCTCCGGCGTCGTGCTCGTCCCCCTGGGGGCCCTGGCCGACCCGAGCATCGAGGCACCGCGAGATCGTGACCCTCGCGTCATGCAGACGGTCTCCGCTCCCGACGCTGTCGCGGCGACGTCCGTCGCCCCCGAACCCGACGGCCTCGGCGAGGGCACAGCGGCGGCCTCGTGCTGGGAGATCAAGCAGCGGAACCCCGCCTCCGCGGACGGCGTCTACTGGCTCGTCACCCCCACGCTCGGCACCCCGCAGCAGTTCTACTGCGACCAGACCACTGCAGGAGGCGGCTGGGTGCTCGTCGGCCGCGGCCGCGAGAACTGGACCCAGAGCAACGAAGGACGCCTGACCTCCGTGGACGTCGCACAGACGCCGTCCGGACCCTCCGCCTTCTCGCCCGCGCAGCTGCCCTCCGACACCATCGACGGCCTGCTGGACGACGAGCGGGTCGACGCGCTGGCCGACGGCGTGCGGCTGCGCCGCGCCCGCAGCATCGACGGCGGTACGTGGCAGGAGGTGCGGTTCACATACGGCACTCCGCGCGATGACTGGTCATGGCAGTTCGCAGGGTCCCAGTCGGTCCGCACGTGGTCGATGGACTCGAGCTCGGGCAGCGGCGGCACCACCGGGAGCTTCGGCGCCGACAGCTCGTACCGGCGCCTGGACACGAACGTCGACGGGACTCGCGGGTGGGCACGAGGCTTCTCCTACGGCTCGTCCGCGCGGGGCAGCTCGAGCTCGAGCTCCTACCTCTGGGCAGCCTCCTCCACCGCCGGCTACCCACGGCCGTTCACCCAGGTCTTCCTCCGCCCTCGACTGATGAGCCAGAACATCTTCTCGCCCATCCCGGACACCGGTCTTCCCGCGAGCACCGGGGTCGCCACCGCCCAGAGCTACCCCGTGGCGTCGCCCTGGGGGGTCAGCGGCCTCGGCGCCGCCGGCAGCGGCGAGCTGAACACGGAGGTGGCGGACTTCGCAGAGTCCGACGGGGTGATGTACGTGGGCGGGAACTTCCGCTACGTCCAGCGCGACGCCGCCGGCTCCGGCCGCGTGGAGCAGAGCTACCTCGCGGCGTTCGACGTCACCACCGGCGAGTGGTTATCGAGCTTCCGCCCCACCTTCGACAACCAGGTCAAGGCACTCGCCGTGCTCCCCGACGGTCGGATCGCCGTGGGCGGAGCCTTCAGCACCGCCAACGGACAGTCGTCGCCGTCGTTCGCCGTGATCGACCCGACCACCGGGGCCTCCGACCCGGCCGTGACGACCCGGGTCATCAACTACACCGGCGGCACGCCTCCGGCCATCCGTTCGATGGATGTGCAGGACGGTTACCTGTACCTCGGTGGTCGCTTCACGCACCTGACCGGCAGCGGTGTCACCTCCGAGGTCTATCAGCGCAACATCGGACGGCTGAGCGCCACGACCCTCGCCCCGGTCCCCGGCTGGAATCCGATGCTCGACGGCACGGTCGTGTCCGTGGATGCCTCCGCGCACGGCGACCGGGTGTACGCCGCCGGATACTTCGGGCTGAGCAGGTGGACCGAGGCGACCGAGCGAGCAGGAGCGTTCACCGCCGACGACGCGACGGTCATCCCCTGGCATGTCGACTTCTCGAATCGCGACAACGGCCGCACCGGCTACCAGCAGGCCGTCCGGGAGGTCGGCGACAGGGTGTGGCTGGGCGGCTCAGAGCACATGCTGTTCAGCTACAACCGCAGCACCATGCAGGAGATGAGCACGAACATCGCGCAGAACGGCGGCGACTTCCAGGCCATCAGCCCCTACGGGGACGACGGCCTCGCCGCCGGGTGCCACTGCTCGGAGAACATCTATCAGGGAGCCCGCCGCTGGCCGGACGTCGGCACCTTCTCCCGGGTCGAGCACATCGAGCAGACGGGGATCTGGCGAGCCTCCGACGGCGCGTTCGTCCCCGAGTTCAGTCCACAGGTGAGCCTGCGCAGCGGGTACGGCACCTGGGCGATCGAAGAGGCCTCGGACGGCTCCCTGTGGGTGGGAGGTGACTACACCTACGCCCGCCTGCCCAACACTCAGAACCGATGGACCGGGGCGTTCGTCCGGTTCGCCCCGACGGACACCACCGCCCCGAGCACTCCTCGAGGCCTGACCGCCTCGAGCACCTCGGGCGTTGACCAGTTGAGCTGGGAAGAGGTCACCGGCAGCACCTACGAGGTCCTCCGCAACGACCGCGTCGTGGCCACCACGACAGCCGCCTCGACGCAGCTGCCCGCCACCAGCGGAGCACAGTACTTCGTGCGTTCCGTGGACCGGGCCGGAAACCGCTCGGCCACGAGCCATGCCGTCGTCCCGGAAGAGGTGGACCCGGGCACCCTTCCGACAGTGGTCATCCCCGAGGGGTCGGACTGGGCTCATTACTACGAGACCGGCGCCCCGGCACCGACGTGGAAGGACACCACCTTCGACGACACCGCCTGGACCACGAGCCCCGCCCCGCTGGGCTGGGGCAGCTCCTCCATCGCCACCACGCTCACCGCTCCCGGCACCAAGCCGCTGACCGCTTATTTCCGCCGCGCCTTCACCCTCGACGACGCCACCCGGATCGCCGCCCTGACCCTCACCACCCGAGCCGACGACGGCATCGTGCTCTACGTCAACGGCACCGAGATCGGCCGATCCAACATGCCCACCGGCGCCATCCACCACGGCACCTACGCCACCGCAGCACCCCGCACCTCCGACGCCATCGCCACCCCCCTCACCCTCACCGCTCCCGGAAGCCTCCTTCTCACCGGCGAGAACGTCATCACCGCCGAGGTCCACCTGAACTACCGCAGCACCCCGACCCTCAGCTACGACCTCCAGGCCGAACTCGTCCCCGGCGTGCAGACGGGCGCTCGGACGCAGGCGCTCGCTCCTGTCGACGCTGCGGCCGAAGGAGCCGATCCGGCGGAGGAGCCTGCCGGCCAGGAGGCTCCGGACGAGCCGCCCGCCGCCGACCCGGGCGACGACGTCGAGCCGACGTCCGACCCCCAGCCGGCCGGTGCGGCCGCCGAGGAGCCCGGTGTCTCCGGGCCCGAAGTTCCCGGGCCCGAAGTTCCCGGGCCCGAAGTTTCCGAGCCCGAAGTTTCCGCGCCCGGTGTCTCCGGACCCGTCGCGGATGCTCCTGAAGCCGAGGACGCGACGCCGGAACCGCCGCCGTCCGCCGGCGTGAGCGATCAGGAGTCGGATTCCGTCTGCGCCTCGACGGCACCGGAGCCTGTCGATGGCAAGAGGGCAGACCCTGGCGCCGTTCCGGAGGACCCGGACGAGGTGATCACTCCAGGGAGCGACTGGGCCCTCGACTGCAGTCCCTCGGCGACCGAGGTCTCCGGGGCGGACTGGACGTCACCGGGCTTCGACGACTCCACCTGGCCCCACGGCACGGCCCCGCTCGGAGCGGGAGACCCCGAGAACGAGCTGGGCACCGGCCCCGTCCACGGGGACCCAGCGCCTCGAGCCGCCCGATACCGGCACACGTTCACGATCACCAGCCTCAGCGGTGTCGACTCCCTCGAGCTGACGGTCCCGGCGAACGCGACGTACATGCTCCGCATCAACGGCGTCGATGCCGGGCGGGTGGATCCGCAGGACGAGCAGGCCGAGGGCGTGCAGGTCGAGGACGCGCCGTCGACGGACCCGGGCGCCGACTCCTCGGGAGTCGCCGGTCCTCAGGAGACCGTCCTGATCCCGGTGTCCCTCCTGGTCGAAGGCGAGAACACGCTCTCCGTGGAGATCCTCCCCGGGGCGACGCACGCCCCAGATGCCACCTTCGACGCTCGTGGCACCCTGGCGAAGGACCCACAATGACCACGACCAGGATCGCGCTCGGTCGTGTGCCGATCACACGGAGCACCGCGAGGACAGGACGGACCACCGGCGGACCCGGCGTGCCGTCCCCCCTGCCCGCCTGGCCGCTGCTCGCCCTGATGTACGGCTTCCCGATCTTCTGGGCGACCGGCACATCGCTCTTCGCCCCGGTCGCCCTGGGCGCGGTCATGGGGACCTTTCTCCTGCTGCGGGGCCGAGTGCGCACCTCTCCGGGCGTGCTGTGCTGGTTCGCCTTCCTGGCATGGGTCGCCGTCTGCGCCGCCTCGGTCACCGGGGTCATGCAGCTGATCGGATTCGGTCAGCGCGCCGCAGACCTGCTCGCCGTCGGAATCGCCTTCGTCTACTTCGTCAACGCGCGCGCATCGATCTCGCTCACGCAGGTGCTCCGCGGCTTCACCGTCATCTGGGCGACGG is part of the Brachybacterium ginsengisoli genome and encodes:
- a CDS encoding fibrinogen-like YCDxxxxGGGW domain-containing protein; the encoded protein is MSALTALLEAVPVRRALRALFGLLASGVVLVPLGALADPSIEAPRDRDPRVMQTVSAPDAVAATSVAPEPDGLGEGTAAASCWEIKQRNPASADGVYWLVTPTLGTPQQFYCDQTTAGGGWVLVGRGRENWTQSNEGRLTSVDVAQTPSGPSAFSPAQLPSDTIDGLLDDERVDALADGVRLRRARSIDGGTWQEVRFTYGTPRDDWSWQFAGSQSVRTWSMDSSSGSGGTTGSFGADSSYRRLDTNVDGTRGWARGFSYGSSARGSSSSSSYLWAASSTAGYPRPFTQVFLRPRLMSQNIFSPIPDTGLPASTGVATAQSYPVASPWGVSGLGAAGSGELNTEVADFAESDGVMYVGGNFRYVQRDAAGSGRVEQSYLAAFDVTTGEWLSSFRPTFDNQVKALAVLPDGRIAVGGAFSTANGQSSPSFAVIDPTTGASDPAVTTRVINYTGGTPPAIRSMDVQDGYLYLGGRFTHLTGSGVTSEVYQRNIGRLSATTLAPVPGWNPMLDGTVVSVDASAHGDRVYAAGYFGLSRWTEATERAGAFTADDATVIPWHVDFSNRDNGRTGYQQAVREVGDRVWLGGSEHMLFSYNRSTMQEMSTNIAQNGGDFQAISPYGDDGLAAGCHCSENIYQGARRWPDVGTFSRVEHIEQTGIWRASDGAFVPEFSPQVSLRSGYGTWAIEEASDGSLWVGGDYTYARLPNTQNRWTGAFVRFAPTDTTAPSTPRGLTASSTSGVDQLSWEEVTGSTYEVLRNDRVVATTTAASTQLPATSGAQYFVRSVDRAGNRSATSHAVVPEEVDPGTLPTVVIPEGSDWAHYYETGAPAPTWKDTTFDDTAWTTSPAPLGWGSSSIATTLTAPGTKPLTAYFRRAFTLDDATRIAALTLTTRADDGIVLYVNGTEIGRSNMPTGAIHHGTYATAAPRTSDAIATPLTLTAPGSLLLTGENVITAEVHLNYRSTPTLSYDLQAELVPGVQTGARTQALAPVDAAAEGADPAEEPAGQEAPDEPPAADPGDDVEPTSDPQPAGAAAEEPGVSGPEVPGPEVPGPEVSEPEVSAPGVSGPVADAPEAEDATPEPPPSAGVSDQESDSVCASTAPEPVDGKRADPGAVPEDPDEVITPGSDWALDCSPSATEVSGADWTSPGFDDSTWPHGTAPLGAGDPENELGTGPVHGDPAPRAARYRHTFTITSLSGVDSLELTVPANATYMLRINGVDAGRVDPQDEQAEGVQVEDAPSTDPGADSSGVAGPQETVLIPVSLLVEGENTLSVEILPGATHAPDATFDARGTLAKDPQ
- a CDS encoding glycosyltransferase produces the protein MTTRIFVSVGTDHHPFTRLLDWIDEWMDDRSPAGSGIHLVVQHGAARPSRHGTNHELLGADDLHAQYEAADLVISQVGPGTIADANRAGLLPIVVPRDPSLGEVVDDHQVAFGEFMADRGRCRCVRTRAQFRTELEQRLLTPSPVIEARSTDELPERTADALSELARTVLDSPRRRVTARRLVTAVLRVT
- a CDS encoding adenylyltransferase/cytidyltransferase family protein, with the protein product MRIGYAAGAFDLFHVGHLNLLRRAAQSCDLLIAGVVSDEMLREVKGIEPVIPTVERAEIVRSMRFVDHVHVETTPSKMDAWREVGFTHFFKGDDWRGTPKGLRLEEQFAEVGVEVEYLPYTMHTSSTALRRALAALTRVEAHPAVDTANAL
- a CDS encoding glycosyltransferase family 2 protein, with the protein product MSTVPASPSVTTVIATHGRGELLRRAIRSIAAQEYDGPLEILVVFDQSEIDPLEDLRAELPAGPTIALHENTRAAGLAGARNTGIAAAEGALVAFCDDDDEWAPGKLAAQVALWDERPEAAVIAAGITIVTVDGSIDRRPPMLTTRTDLLRSRVGELHPSSFLFRRADLLSLPGGVDEEIPFGYGEDYDFLLRITELGPVASVPEELVIVHWDRTSYFAGRWERMAQGLSYLVTKHPGLLQDSRNAARMCGQVAFALAAAGEYAEARSWTRRTLRHRPLEPRAWLAMLTMTRLVTPQQTIAALNRRGRGI
- a CDS encoding glycosyltransferase family protein, producing the protein MTEVHTLETAPATPRGTSRRPSRLLLVASTGGHLSQLVAMRRWWETFDRTWVTFDNQHSASALVGEDVIHAHSPTTRNVPNAVRNTLLARRVLSELRPDLVVSTGAGVAAPFLAVAHRRGIRTMYIEVIDRITSRTLTGRMAYPFVDQFAVQWPEQKHLYPGAAVIGPTL
- a CDS encoding CDP-alcohol phosphatidyltransferase family protein, whose product is MNPQTLTAPTTRRLPLAESLRLLDAAQKPGTGVPAYTRWVNRRIARYLCALAERVGATPSAVSVASILVTFSGLAAFLLLRSTPVIAGISAAILLALGYALDSADGQLARLQGTSSLQGEWLDHTLDALRLPAVHLTIAAGFLLHDLPVLAVAAAAFSVIASAGFLSQNLGGLLRDRSRSQRTVTRRHQSWLLLPADPGVLCWAFALWPLLPLFGAAYLALLLTNLLHITLSTRRRWAELGEGARP